The following are from one region of the Lepeophtheirus salmonis chromosome 8, UVic_Lsal_1.4, whole genome shotgun sequence genome:
- the LOC121122572 gene encoding PHD finger protein 7 isoform X1: MTVKRRFINENLSEILDGDVCCMFCRNGVNPELGTLYEHVNASVGSAHTFLVHYFCLLFSSGLSQTDDEHLGIEGFLLPDIYNEWKRSKRLKCSYCLKTLASVGCAISNCHKSFHLPCAMKQDVLLVFKDTFSSYCKNHHPKQKIPIGAEKGSKECSICLQSLNNHSKLLWSPCCSSWAHKQCLSSYAASAGYFFKCPLCNDSHVFCDEMKSFGIYVPEQDASWEREPHAFEELAQRYGHCDVKGRCLCPQGRKHDVDYSDWEIILCRICGASGVHVKCGKLVASSSKKKLPEWTCELCHDVEKNLPVHHFHPVQRKSKKLVSISSLLKTISFRVSDSNDESILSLKMDSNHIISVSKSKKEKIPSQVTCFLQPDIYNENSSSEPSSSRMNTSSSPVVPILSKIITKKATLIGILPNSSRNQQKRLKRKLEENEDVNVEGKTSKINTNDWTFKRKSSSPSTATPLEPTQRVPAVKRIKIQFSPSSNKVKKIPFNDPNQKLISNFFYKIPKICNSK; encoded by the exons ATGACCGTTAAAAGGAGGTTTATTAATGAGAACTTGAGCGAAATCCTGGATGGAGATGTGTGCTGTATGTTTTGCCGTAATGGAGTGAATCCTGAATTGGGTACTCTCTATGAGCATGTGAATGCAAGTGTTGGATCCGCTCACACCTTTCTTGTTCATTACTTTTGTCTCCTCTTTTCTTCTGGACTCAGTCAGACGGATGATGAACATCTCGGGATCGAAGGATTCCTCCTACCGGACATATACAATGAGTGGAAGCGCAGCAAGAGGCTCAAATGTTCCTATTGTCTTAAAACTTTGGCTTCAGTCG GTTGTGCCATTTCCAATTGTCACAAATCATTCCACTTACCCTGTGCCATGAAGCAAGATGTTCTTCTCGTCTTCAAAGATACTTTTAGCTCTTACTGTAAAAACCATcacccaaaacaaaaaatcccgATCGGCGCGGAAAAAGGATCCAAGGAGTGCTCTATTTGTCTTCAATCCCTAAACAATCATTCCAAGCTCCTGTGGTCGCCATGCTGTAGCTCATGGGCTCATAAACAATGTCTGAGTTCTTATGCAGCCTCTGCTGGCTATTTCTTCAAGTGTCCCCTTTGTAATGACTCTCACGTTTTTTGTGATGAGATGAAATCCTTTGGGATTTATGTTCCTGAGCAGGATGCTTCCTGGGAAAGAGAACCTCACGCTTTTGAAGAACTCGCTCAAAGATATGGACATTGCGACGTCAAAGGAAGATGTCTTTGTCCTCAAGGGCGAAAACATGATGTTGACTACTCGGATTGGGAAATCATTCTCTGTCGTATCTGTGGTGCATCTGGTGTTCATGTTAAATGTGGGAAACTAGTTGCAtcttcctctaaaaaaaaactacctgaATGGACTTGTGAATTGTGCCATGATGTTGAGAAAAATCTTCCAGTGCATCACTTCCATCCAGttcaaagaaaatcaaaaaaactcgTATCGATTTCATCTCTTCTAAAGACTATATCCTTTCGAGTCAGTGATTCTAATGATGAGTCCATTTTGTCACTAAAAATGGACTCCAATCACATCATTTCCGTGTCAAAGagtaaaaaggagaaaattcctTCACAAGTTACCTGTTTCCTTCAACctgatatatataatgaaaactCTAGTTCAGAGCCTAGTTCATCACGAATGAACACTTCCTCAAGCCCTGTTGTTcctattttatctaaaataattactaaaaaagcCACATTGATTGGTATTTTACCAAATTCATCAAGAAACCAACAAAAAAGACTCAAAcgaaaattagaagaaaatgaGGATGTTAATGTTGAAGGGAAAACTTCTAAGATTAATACAAACGATTGGACATTTAAGCGAAAGTCGTCATCTCCATCTACTGCAACTCCTCTTGAACCTACCCAAAGAGTACCTGCTGTCAAAAGGATAAAGATTCAATTTTCTCCTAGTTCTAATAAAGTGAAAAAGATTCCTTTTAATGACCCTAATCAAAAGCttatcagtaattttttttacaaaattccgAAAATTTGCAATTCTAAATAA
- the LOC121122572 gene encoding PHD finger protein 7 isoform X2 produces MTVKRRFINENLSEILDGDVCCMFCRNGVNPELGTLYEHVNASVGSAHTFLVHYFCLLFSSGLSQTDDEHLGIEGFLLPDIYNEWKRSKRLKCSYCLKTLASVGCAISNCHKSFHLPCAMKQDVLLVFKDTFSSYCKNHHPKQKIPIGAEKGSKECSICLQSLNNHSKLLWSPCCSSWAHKQCLSSYAASAGYFFKCPLCNDSHVFCDEMKSFGIYVPEQDASWEREPHAFEELAQRYGHCDVKGRCLCPQGRKHDVDYSDWEIILCRICGASGVHVKCGKLVASSSKKKLPEWTCELCHDVEKNLPVHHFHPVQRKSKKLVSISSLLKTISFRVSDSNDESILSLKMDSNHIISVSKSKKEKIPSQVTCFLQPDIYNENSSSEPSSSRMNTSSSPVVPILSKIITKKATLIGILPNSSRNQQKRLKRKLEENEDVNVEGKTSKINTNDWTFKRKSSSPSTATPLEPTQRVPAVKRIKIQFSPSSNKFVKIYEHKST; encoded by the exons ATGACCGTTAAAAGGAGGTTTATTAATGAGAACTTGAGCGAAATCCTGGATGGAGATGTGTGCTGTATGTTTTGCCGTAATGGAGTGAATCCTGAATTGGGTACTCTCTATGAGCATGTGAATGCAAGTGTTGGATCCGCTCACACCTTTCTTGTTCATTACTTTTGTCTCCTCTTTTCTTCTGGACTCAGTCAGACGGATGATGAACATCTCGGGATCGAAGGATTCCTCCTACCGGACATATACAATGAGTGGAAGCGCAGCAAGAGGCTCAAATGTTCCTATTGTCTTAAAACTTTGGCTTCAGTCG GTTGTGCCATTTCCAATTGTCACAAATCATTCCACTTACCCTGTGCCATGAAGCAAGATGTTCTTCTCGTCTTCAAAGATACTTTTAGCTCTTACTGTAAAAACCATcacccaaaacaaaaaatcccgATCGGCGCGGAAAAAGGATCCAAGGAGTGCTCTATTTGTCTTCAATCCCTAAACAATCATTCCAAGCTCCTGTGGTCGCCATGCTGTAGCTCATGGGCTCATAAACAATGTCTGAGTTCTTATGCAGCCTCTGCTGGCTATTTCTTCAAGTGTCCCCTTTGTAATGACTCTCACGTTTTTTGTGATGAGATGAAATCCTTTGGGATTTATGTTCCTGAGCAGGATGCTTCCTGGGAAAGAGAACCTCACGCTTTTGAAGAACTCGCTCAAAGATATGGACATTGCGACGTCAAAGGAAGATGTCTTTGTCCTCAAGGGCGAAAACATGATGTTGACTACTCGGATTGGGAAATCATTCTCTGTCGTATCTGTGGTGCATCTGGTGTTCATGTTAAATGTGGGAAACTAGTTGCAtcttcctctaaaaaaaaactacctgaATGGACTTGTGAATTGTGCCATGATGTTGAGAAAAATCTTCCAGTGCATCACTTCCATCCAGttcaaagaaaatcaaaaaaactcgTATCGATTTCATCTCTTCTAAAGACTATATCCTTTCGAGTCAGTGATTCTAATGATGAGTCCATTTTGTCACTAAAAATGGACTCCAATCACATCATTTCCGTGTCAAAGagtaaaaaggagaaaattcctTCACAAGTTACCTGTTTCCTTCAACctgatatatataatgaaaactCTAGTTCAGAGCCTAGTTCATCACGAATGAACACTTCCTCAAGCCCTGTTGTTcctattttatctaaaataattactaaaaaagcCACATTGATTGGTATTTTACCAAATTCATCAAGAAACCAACAAAAAAGACTCAAAcgaaaattagaagaaaatgaGGATGTTAATGTTGAAGGGAAAACTTCTAAGATTAATACAAACGATTGGACATTTAAGCGAAAGTCGTCATCTCCATCTACTGCAACTCCTCTTGAACCTACCCAAAGAGTACCTGCTGTCAAAAGGATAAAGATTCAATTTTCTCCTAGTTCTAATAAA TTCGTAAAAATCTACGAACACAAAAGTACttaa
- the LOC121122573 gene encoding uncharacterized protein isoform X2, protein MDDPDIPPYMRGNYVLDKTYNEENNDYLSKSLSSCITIREIFGKGKGVVSLQDIPPGTLLAREKPLIVLPWWVRHTKFPKKEMQKAIFRALDELTDEEEDAFYSLADSKILPGQEKTETGIWRTNNFALGRSHQKTHNGLFPSLSRFNHSCVPTAEFHWNSFLKRQEIHSIVHIPKGEEIFLCYFTINEATKDRDKRVKYLEDSYGFKCECKDCSLSGPEAEDNNRSRSQVEELELQIQDILYDWSSSCSDDDESLSNASCDHKESNNLDEAGLFMALSLSTRRYELMKYLGFKVISRLDAIKNILDIAEDLGDRDTWREYVDIGIELANLLYGPETFEHKEWTPKMGCYTI, encoded by the exons ATGGACGATCCAGACATTCCTCCGTATATGCGAGGAAATTATGTTCTAGACAAGacttataatgaagaaaataatgactaTCTTTCAAAATCTTTGTCTTCGTGTATTACCATCCGAGAAATCTTTGGGAAAGGAAAAGGCGTTGTATCTCTTCAAGACATTCCACCGGGAACACTTCTTGCTCGAGAAAAACCGTTAATAGTTCTCCCGTGGTGGGTTCGTCACACAAAATTTCCAAA AAAGGAGATGCAAAAAGCCATTTTTAGAGCCTTGGACGAACTTACTGATGAAGAAGAGGATGCATTTTACTCCCTTGCTGACTCAAAGATCTTACCAGGTCAAGAAAAAACAGAAACTGGGATATGGAGAACAAATAATTTTGCTCTTGGTAGATCTCATCAGAAGACACACAATGGCCTATTCCCATCCCTCTCAAGATTTAATCATTCCTGTGTTCCAACAGCAGAATTTCATTGGAACTCCTTTCTCAAACGTCAAGAAATTCACTCTATCGTCCATATTCCTAAGGGGGAAGagatttttctttgttattttacGATTAACGAAGCGACAAAGGATAGAGATAAGCGAGTCAAGTATCTAGAAGATTCATATGGTTTTAAATGTGAATGCAAGGATTGTTCATTGTCAG GACCGGAAGCAGAGGATAATAACAGATCTCGATCCCAAGTTGAAGAATTGGAGCTACAAATACAAGATATCCTCTATGATTGGAGTAGTAGTTGTAGTGACGATGATGAATCATTATCAAATGCAAGCTGCGATCACAAAGAAAGCAATAACTTAGACGAAGCTGGTTTGTTCATGGCTCTTTCTCTAAGTACAAGACGATATGAACTGATGAAATACTTAGGTTTTAAAGTGATATCAAGATTAGACGCTATCAAAAACATACTAGATATCGCTGAAGATTTGGGTGATAGAGATACATGGAGAGAATATGTTGATATTGGAATTGAATTGGCGAATCTCTTATACGGCCCAGAAACATTTGAACACAAAgaatgg
- the LOC121122573 gene encoding uncharacterized protein isoform X1 — protein sequence MDDPDIPPYMRGNYVLDKTYNEENNDYLSKSLSSCITIREIFGKGKGVVSLQDIPPGTLLAREKPLIVLPWWVRHTKFPKKEMQKAIFRALDELTDEEEDAFYSLADSKILPGQEKTETGIWRTNNFALGRSHQKTHNGLFPSLSRFNHSCVPTAEFHWNSFLKRQEIHSIVHIPKGEEIFLCYFTINEATKDRDKRVKYLEDSYGFKCECKDCSLSGPEAEDNNRSRSQVEELELQIQDILYDWSSSCSDDDESLSNASCDHKESNNLDEAGLFMALSLSTRRYELMKYLGFKVISRLDAIKNILDIAEDLGDRDTWREYVDIGIELANLLYGPETFEHKEWYSNQSSDGSQQIEVILV from the exons ATGGACGATCCAGACATTCCTCCGTATATGCGAGGAAATTATGTTCTAGACAAGacttataatgaagaaaataatgactaTCTTTCAAAATCTTTGTCTTCGTGTATTACCATCCGAGAAATCTTTGGGAAAGGAAAAGGCGTTGTATCTCTTCAAGACATTCCACCGGGAACACTTCTTGCTCGAGAAAAACCGTTAATAGTTCTCCCGTGGTGGGTTCGTCACACAAAATTTCCAAA AAAGGAGATGCAAAAAGCCATTTTTAGAGCCTTGGACGAACTTACTGATGAAGAAGAGGATGCATTTTACTCCCTTGCTGACTCAAAGATCTTACCAGGTCAAGAAAAAACAGAAACTGGGATATGGAGAACAAATAATTTTGCTCTTGGTAGATCTCATCAGAAGACACACAATGGCCTATTCCCATCCCTCTCAAGATTTAATCATTCCTGTGTTCCAACAGCAGAATTTCATTGGAACTCCTTTCTCAAACGTCAAGAAATTCACTCTATCGTCCATATTCCTAAGGGGGAAGagatttttctttgttattttacGATTAACGAAGCGACAAAGGATAGAGATAAGCGAGTCAAGTATCTAGAAGATTCATATGGTTTTAAATGTGAATGCAAGGATTGTTCATTGTCAG GACCGGAAGCAGAGGATAATAACAGATCTCGATCCCAAGTTGAAGAATTGGAGCTACAAATACAAGATATCCTCTATGATTGGAGTAGTAGTTGTAGTGACGATGATGAATCATTATCAAATGCAAGCTGCGATCACAAAGAAAGCAATAACTTAGACGAAGCTGGTTTGTTCATGGCTCTTTCTCTAAGTACAAGACGATATGAACTGATGAAATACTTAGGTTTTAAAGTGATATCAAGATTAGACGCTATCAAAAACATACTAGATATCGCTGAAGATTTGGGTGATAGAGATACATGGAGAGAATATGTTGATATTGGAATTGAATTGGCGAATCTCTTATACGGCCCAGAAACATTTGAACACAAAgaatgg
- the Ctu2 gene encoding cytoplasmic tRNA 2-thiolation protein 2 → MLELNTFSIAVIMCSIIENGLVKNEEEEDDQTSVLSNLCKKCKNVEHVVTLRKKDSYCEACFISNCLHKFRSTLGKNKAISRNDRVLVVFDGGSSATALLHLLNSGFDDPSSKKVVYTPIFLILKRSLDLNESLDEVITHATRYSFETKIVNFEVSSMDYETLKFDSKPRDIENCLFDGAKDAGSKLYLFRQYWNKIIIAAALKLECTKIMTGDSATDCAVSLLSGIAQGRGVNVAQDVAFSETVNDKLNIIRPMREFSRQEIEFYNCFNRLIPPFPEHSRFEGVRGETIQKLSEKFVVGLQEDYPATIPTIFRTGDKLSANKYVEETKKCLLCSGILDTNLDKPCSLQATRFSELLSQKGAKQANVDEFLDSFTNLSNCSSEQSECCGKGDGECQSSTLNREDIEKELCYSCRINFSESYPDYLVFQVRKNKSLDKMRDDIKDFLL, encoded by the coding sequence atgctaGAGCTCAATACATTTTCTATTGCAGTCATAATGTGTAGCATTATCGAAAATGGACTTGTCAAGAACGAAGAGGAAGAAGATGATCAAACAAGTGTTCTCTCAAACCTatgtaaaaagtgtaaaaatgtcgaacACGTTGTAACATTGCGAAAGAAGGATTCTTATTGTGAAGCATGTTTTATATCAAATTGTCTTCATAAATTTCGTTCAACCCTTGGAAAAAATAAGGCAATTTCTCGAAATGACAGAGTTCTTGTTGTTTTTGACGGAGGCTCTTCTGCAACAGCTCTTTTACATTTACTAAATTCTGGCTTTGATGATCCTTCATCCAAAAAAGTAGTTTATACAccaatttttcttattctaaaGCGCAGCTTAGATCTAAATGAATCCTTAGATGAGGTTATAACACATGCAACTCGCTATAGTTTTGAAACAAAGATCGTCAATTTTGAGGTATCTTCGATGGATTATGAAACATTAAAGTTTGATTCTAAGCCTAGGGACATAGAAAATTGTCTTTTTGATGGTGCAAAGGATGCTGGATCAAAACTATATTTGTTTCGCCAGTATTGGAATAAAATCATCATTGCAGCTGCACTGAAACTGGAGTGTACAAAAATCATGACAGGGGACTCAGCCACAGATTGTGCTGTTTCTCTATTATCTGGAATAGCTCAAGGTCGGGGAGTGAATGTAGCCCAAGACGTTGCATTTTCCGAGACCGTTaatgacaaattaaatataataagaccCATGCGAGAATTTTCACGTcaggaaattgaattttataattgtttcaatAGGCTTATTCCACCATTTCCTGAACACTCAAGGTTTGAGGGCGTTCGAGGTGAAACAATTCAGAAATTGAGTGAAAAATTTGTTGTGGGATTGCAAGAAGATTATCCTGCGACTATCCCCACCATATTTCGTACTGGTGATAAACTTTCAGCAAATAAATATGTCGAAGAAACGAAAAAGTGTTTACTTTGTAGTGGGATTTTAGATACCAATCTAGATAAACCCTGTTCTCTACAAGCAACTCGTTTTTCTGAATTACTATCTCAAAAAGGAGCAAAGCAAGCAAATGTAGACGAATTTTTAGATTCTTTTACCAATCTGAGTAATTGCTCATCAGAACAAAGTGAATGCTGTGGAAAGGGAGATGGTGAATGTCAGTCATCTACTTTAAACAGAGAGGATATTGAGAAAGAGCTTTGCTACAGTTGCCGGATTAATTTCTCGGAATCATATCCTGATTATTTAGTCTTTCAagtaaggaaaaataaatcactTGACAAAATGAGGGATGACATCAAGGACTTTCTTCTATAA
- the SerRS-m gene encoding serine--tRNA ligase, mitochondrial isoform X1, which yields MSRLLRWSLSSGKLKFPEMSLESTIGSKEDVLRNAALREVGKDRIQQLENYFNEGKKSPLPRIPNDIHPAVMDLKEPKVIKTCLGERNTEKFKRRSFENIAEALGGVCRSKNLTSISGERAYYLLGPLAQLESALINYTVNRLTQEFGFKLISVPDILDPELILRCGFEVEGERNRVYKLSGRSKALSGTAEMALAAYFMNKTIKEKTKVASVSRCHRAEVSTTKSEAGGIYRVHNFTKVEMFGVCNSQESDALLQEFLDIEYSLFSDLGLIFQVLDMSPNELGDPATRKYDMEAYFPRQKNYGEISSCSNCTNYQSMRLNIRTEDGGYCHTVNGTACAVPRMIMAIVEQKQNKDRSVTIPEKLRPYFQNKSLISPNELNFPKFQYHESGNYFHSKE from the exons ATGTCTCGACTTTTACGATGGTCTCTAAGCTCTGGGAAATTAAAATTTCCTGAGATGAGTTTGGAGTCAACGATAGGTTCCAAAGAGGATGTTCTTCGTAATGCAGCACTCCGCGAAGTGGGAAAGGATCGAATTCAGcaattggaaaattattttaatgaagggAAAAAGAGTCCATTGCCTCGAATTCCCAATGATATTCATCCTGCCGTCATGGATTTAAAAGAGCCTAAAGTCATAAAAACATGTTTAGGGGAGAGAAAT actgaaaaattcaaaagaagatCCTTTGAGAACATTGCCGAAGCTCTTGGAGGTGTTTGTCGATCCAAGAATTTGACTAGTATTAGTGGAGAGCGAGCTTACTATCTCTTAGGTCCATTGGCACAACTTGAATCCGCTCTTATCAATTACACGGTGAATAGATTAACCCAAGAGTTTGGATTTAAACTCATTTCCGTCCCAGATATTCTTGATCCTGAACTCATTCTACGCTGCGGATTTGAGGTTGAAGGTGAAAGAAATCGGGTTTATAAACTTTCTGGGAGAAGTAAAGCACTGAGTGGAACTGCTGAAATGGCACTTGCtgcttattttatgaataagacCATCAAGGAAAAGACTAAAGTAGCTTCTGTATCCAGATGTCATCGAGCAGAAGTATCTACAACGAAATCTGAGGCTGGGGGAATTTATCGTgtacataattttacaaaagttgAAATGTTTGGTGTTTGTAATTCTCAGGAAAGTGATGCTTTACTTCAAGAGTTTTTGGACATTGag tattctTTGTTTAGTGATCTCGGActtatttttcaagttttggaCATGTCTCCAAATGAATTAGGTGATCCAGCTACACGTAAATATGATATGGAAGCATATTTTCCTCGGCAAAAGAATTATGGAGAAATTTCATCATGCTCAAATTGTACAAACTATCAAAGCATGCGCCTTAATATTCGAACAGAAGATGGAGGCTATTGTCATACTGTAAATGGAACAGCTTGTGCCGTTCCCAGGATGATAATGGCAATAGTTGAACAAAAGCAAAACAAAGATCGATCAGTCACAATTCCTGAGAAATTACGACCCTATTTTCAAAACAAGTCACTTATATCTCCTAATGAGCTTAATTTTCCTAAATTTCAATATCATGAGAGTGGGAATTATTTCCATTCAAAGGAGTAG
- the SerRS-m gene encoding serine--tRNA ligase, mitochondrial isoform X2: MSRLLRWSLSSGKLKFPEMSLESTIGSKEDVLRNAALREVGKDRIQQLENYFNEGKKSPLPRIPNDIHPAVMDLKEPKVIKTCLGERNTEKFKRRSFENIAEALGGVCRSKNLTSISGERAYYLLGPLAQLESALINYTVNRLTQEFGFKLISVPDILDPELILRCGFEVEGERNRVYKLSGRSKALSGTAEMALAAYFMNKTIKEKTKVASVSRCHRAEVSTTKSEAGGIYRVHNFTKVEMFGVCNSQESDALLQEFLDIE; this comes from the exons ATGTCTCGACTTTTACGATGGTCTCTAAGCTCTGGGAAATTAAAATTTCCTGAGATGAGTTTGGAGTCAACGATAGGTTCCAAAGAGGATGTTCTTCGTAATGCAGCACTCCGCGAAGTGGGAAAGGATCGAATTCAGcaattggaaaattattttaatgaagggAAAAAGAGTCCATTGCCTCGAATTCCCAATGATATTCATCCTGCCGTCATGGATTTAAAAGAGCCTAAAGTCATAAAAACATGTTTAGGGGAGAGAAAT actgaaaaattcaaaagaagatCCTTTGAGAACATTGCCGAAGCTCTTGGAGGTGTTTGTCGATCCAAGAATTTGACTAGTATTAGTGGAGAGCGAGCTTACTATCTCTTAGGTCCATTGGCACAACTTGAATCCGCTCTTATCAATTACACGGTGAATAGATTAACCCAAGAGTTTGGATTTAAACTCATTTCCGTCCCAGATATTCTTGATCCTGAACTCATTCTACGCTGCGGATTTGAGGTTGAAGGTGAAAGAAATCGGGTTTATAAACTTTCTGGGAGAAGTAAAGCACTGAGTGGAACTGCTGAAATGGCACTTGCtgcttattttatgaataagacCATCAAGGAAAAGACTAAAGTAGCTTCTGTATCCAGATGTCATCGAGCAGAAGTATCTACAACGAAATCTGAGGCTGGGGGAATTTATCGTgtacataattttacaaaagttgAAATGTTTGGTGTTTGTAATTCTCAGGAAAGTGATGCTTTACTTCAAGAGTTTTTGGACATTGag TGA